The following coding sequences lie in one Xiphias gladius isolate SHS-SW01 ecotype Sanya breed wild chromosome 24, ASM1685928v1, whole genome shotgun sequence genomic window:
- the LOC120786237 gene encoding polyadenylate-binding protein 1 isoform X2 gives MTPSLLLATSCHVVCDENGSKGYGFVHFETQEAAERAIEKMNGMLLNDRKVFVGRFKSRKEREAELGARAKEFTNVYIKNFGEDMDDEKLRELFSKYGNAMSIRVMTDDNGKSRGFGFVSFERHEDAQKAVDEMNGKELNGKLIYVGRAQKKVERQTELKRKFEQMKQDRMTRYQGVNLYVKNLDDGIDDERLRKEFSPFGTITSAKVMMEGGRSKGFGFVCFSSPEEATKAVTEMNGRIVATKPLYVALAQRKEERQAHLTNQYMQRMASVRAVPNPVINPYQPAPPSGYFMAAIPQAQNRAAYYPAAGQMAQLRPSPRWTTQGVRPQHFQNMPGAMRPSAPRPQTFSTMRPASQVPRMMSTQRVAAQTMGPRPATAAAAAATPVRGVPQYKYAAGVRNPQQHMSAQPQVTMQQPAVHVQGQEPLTASMLAAAPPQEQKQMLGERLFPLIQNMHPSLAGKITGMLLEIDNSELLHMLESPESLRSKVDEAVAVLQAHQAKEAAQKTVTNSAGVPSV, from the exons gtgGTTTGTGACGAGAATGGCTCTAAAGGCTACGGCTTTGTGCATTTTGAGACTCAGGAGGCAGCCGAACGAGCCATTGAGAAAATGAATGGCATGCTGCTCAATGACCGAAAAGT ATTCGTGGGTCGCTTCAAATCTCGCAAAGAACGTGAGGCTGAGCTGGGTGCCCGAGCCAAGGAGTTTACAAATGTCTACATAAAAAACTTTGGTGAAGACATGGATGATGAGAAGCTGAGGGAACTCTTTAGTAAATATG GAAATGCCATGAGTATCCGCGTCATGACCGATGACAATGGAAAGTCTCGAGGCTTCGGGTTTGTCAGCTTTGAGAGGCACGAGGACGCCCAAAAA GCGGTGGACGAGATGAATGGGAAGGAGTTGAACGGCAAGCTGATCTACGTCGGTCGCGCCCAGAAGAAGGTGGAGCGACAGACGGAGCTCAAGCGCAAGTTCGAGCAAATGAAACAAGATCGCATGACTCGCTACCAG GGTGTCAACTTGTACGTGAAGAACCTTGATGATGGTATTGACGATGAACGCTTGCGAAAGGAGTTCTCTCCATTTGGCACCATAACTAGTGCCAAG GTGATGATGGAAGGCGGACGCAGCAAAGGCTTTGGATTTGTCTGCTTCTCGTCCCCAGAGGAGGCCACCAAAGCTGTGACTGAAATGAATGGACGCATTGTAGCCACCAAGCCATTGTACGTGGCCCTGGCCCAGCGGAAAGAGGAGCGTCAAGCCCACCTGACCAACCAGTACATGCAGCGAATGGCCAGTGTGCGTGCAGTGCCAAACCCAGTCATCAATCCCTACCAGCCAGCTCCGCCCTCTGGCTACTTCATGGCAGCCATACCTCAGGCACAGAACCGTGCTGCTTACTACCCAGCTGCTGGCCAGATGGCCCAGCTGCGCCCTAGCCCACGCTGGACCACTCAAGGTGTCCGGCCACAAC ACTTCCAGAACATGCCAGGTGCCATGCGTCCGTCAGCACCACGCCCTCAGACCTTCAGTACCATGCGGCCTGCCTCCCAGGTGCCTCGCATGATGTCTACCCAGCGTGTCG CCGCTCAGACCATGGGGCCCCGACCAgccactgcagctgctgcagcagccacTCCAGTGCGTGGAGTCCCTCAGTACAAGTACGCCGCAGGAGTCCGCAATCCCCAGCAGCACATGAGTGCTCAGCCACAAGTCACCATGCAGCAG CCTGCAGTTCATGTTCAGGGACAGGAGCCTCTGACTGCTTCTATGCTGGCCGCTGCTCCACCACAGGAACAGAAGCAGATGCTGG GTGAGCGTCTTTTTCCACTGATCCAGAACATGCATCCCAGCCTAGCAGGGAAGATCACTGGCATGCTGCTGGAGATTGACAACTCAGAGCTACTCCACATGCTGGAGTCTCCAGAGTCTCTCCGCTCGAAG GTGGATGAGGCCGTGGCTGTGCTTCAGGCCCACCAGGCCAAGGAGGCCGCCCAGAAGACTGTGACAAATTCAGCTGGTGTCCCAAGTGTCTGA
- the LOC120786238 gene encoding type-4 ice-structuring protein LS-12-like isoform X1: MFVSLGLLQSAVMKFSLIAAIVLFALAQGSFSQDDTNLDNLSQYFEDLKNKVTQELTELISNQDLANQAQTFLDDRKTQLEPLASQIQDQLRTAAANVEEQIKPLAANVQAQLKPMVDNFQRQMEAILQKLTEQAQAISN, from the exons ATGTTTGTTTCTCTAGGTCTTCTCCAGTCAGCAGTCATGAAATTCTCCCTCATTGCAGCCATTGTCCTGTTTGCTCTGGCACAGG GAAGCTTTTCACAAGATGATACCAATCTTGATAACCTCAGCCAATACTTCGAGGACCTGAAGAACAAAGTGACTCAGGAGCTGACTGAGTTGATCAGCAACCAGGACCTGGCAAACCAGGCTCA GACCTTCCTGGATGACAGGAAAACCCAGCTGGAGCCCCTGGCCTCTCAGATCCAGGATCAGCTGAGGACTGCTGCCGCCAATGTGGAGGAGCAGATCAAACCCCTGGCTGCCAACGTGCAGGCTCAGCTCAAGCCCATGGTCGATAACTTCCAGAGGCAGATGGAGGCCATCCTCCAGAAGCTGACAGAGCAGGCCCAGGCCATCAGCAACTAA
- the LOC120786238 gene encoding type-4 ice-structuring protein LS-12-like isoform X2, whose amino-acid sequence MKFSLIAAIVLFALAQGSFSQDDTNLDNLSQYFEDLKNKVTQELTELISNQDLANQAQTFLDDRKTQLEPLASQIQDQLRTAAANVEEQIKPLAANVQAQLKPMVDNFQRQMEAILQKLTEQAQAISN is encoded by the exons ATGAAATTCTCCCTCATTGCAGCCATTGTCCTGTTTGCTCTGGCACAGG GAAGCTTTTCACAAGATGATACCAATCTTGATAACCTCAGCCAATACTTCGAGGACCTGAAGAACAAAGTGACTCAGGAGCTGACTGAGTTGATCAGCAACCAGGACCTGGCAAACCAGGCTCA GACCTTCCTGGATGACAGGAAAACCCAGCTGGAGCCCCTGGCCTCTCAGATCCAGGATCAGCTGAGGACTGCTGCCGCCAATGTGGAGGAGCAGATCAAACCCCTGGCTGCCAACGTGCAGGCTCAGCTCAAGCCCATGGTCGATAACTTCCAGAGGCAGATGGAGGCCATCCTCCAGAAGCTGACAGAGCAGGCCCAGGCCATCAGCAACTAA
- the lix1l gene encoding LIX1-like protein, giving the protein MESHVIPDSIRPQRLQPGIGFGSGPTGTLRSSLRPGVTVPIAPLLPSPASLAASSGPPPPPPPLQLHSLYGGVGAGLGPGATGHCNPGNPAVLKEAVEAVVRSFAKHTQGYGRVNVVEALQEFWQMKLTRGADLRNGALVVYEMVPSNSPPYVCYVSLPGGSCFGSFQFCPTKAEARRSAAKIALMNSVFNEHPSRRITDDFIEKSVSEALASFNGNREEADNPNTGIGAFRFMLESNKGKSMLEFQELMTVFQLLHWNGSLKAMRERQCSRQEVLAHYSHRALDDDMRTQMAADWVNREQSVAGTIAQELASTERELEDARLAGRELRFYKEKKDILMLAVGQLSAANTATLPSH; this is encoded by the exons ATGGAATCTCACGTTATCCCGGACAGTATCCGCCCTCAGAGGCTACAGCCAGGGATCGGATTCGGTTCGGGACCGACCGGGACCCTCCGCTCCTCTCTCCGGCCCGGGGTTACGGTCCCCATCGCGCCGCTGCTGCCCTCCCCGGCCTCGTTGGCCGCCTCGTCCGGGCCTCCCCCGCCGCCTCCTCCGCTGCAGCTCCACAGCCTGTACGGCGGCGTCGGAGCGGGGCTGGGGCCGGGGGCTACCGGCCACTGTAACCCGGGGAACCCGGCGGTGCTGAAGGAGGCGGTGGAGGCTGTCGTCCGCAGCTTCGCCAAACACACGCAAGGTTACGGCAGAG TAAACGTCGTGGAAGCTTTACAGGAGTTTTGGCAGATGAAGCTGACCAGAGGAGCTGACCTGCGGAATGGAGCATTAGTTGTTTATGAAATGGTCCCATCCAACAGCCCACCATATGTTTGCTATGTTAGTCTTCCAGGAGGCAGCTGCTTTGGAAGTTTCCAG TTCTGTCCGACCAAGGCAGAGGCAAGACGCAGCGCTGCCAAGATTGCCCTCATGAACTCAGTGTTCAATGAGCACCCCTCTCGTCGGATCACAGACGACTTCATTGAGAAGAGCGTGAGTGAGGCCCTGGCCTCCTTCAAT GGAAACAGAGAAGAGGCTGACAATCCCAACACAGGAATTGGAGCATTTCGCTTCATGCTGGAGTCCAACAAAGGAAAATCCATGCTGGAGTTTCAG gagCTGATGACTGTGTTTCAGCTGTTGCACTGGAATGGAAGCCTCAAAGCCATGAGAGAACGACAGTGTTCCCGACAG GAGGTGCTGGCTCACTATTCCCACCGGGCTCTGGATGATGACATGCGGACTCAGATGGCGGCCGACTGGGTGAACCGAGAACAGAGCGTCGCGGGCACTATTGCGCAGGAGCTGGCCTCCACAGAGCGAGAGCTGGAGGATGCCAGGCTGGCGGGCAGAGAACTGCGTTTttacaaagagaagaaagacatCCTGATGTTAGCTGTGGGTCAGCTCAGTGCAGCCAACACTGCCACCCTGCCATCACACTAA